In Lycium ferocissimum isolate CSIRO_LF1 chromosome 11, AGI_CSIRO_Lferr_CH_V1, whole genome shotgun sequence, a single genomic region encodes these proteins:
- the LOC132036604 gene encoding E3 ubiquitin-protein ligase DA2L-like: MGNKLGRRRQVVDDKYTRPQGLYQHKDVDIKKLRKLILDSKLAPCYPGDDDCPNVDLEECPICFLYYPSLNRSRCCMKGICTECFLQMKTPNSTRPTQCPFCKTSSYAVEYRGVKTKEQKGIEQIEEQRVIEAKIRMRQQELQDEEDKMQKRRELSSSSSIAGPSEIECCSTAGPSFASAVEGGEVATSQETCAAPAIRQPQRMRQNREDDFDLDLEDIMVMEAIWLSIQENDRNRAMDYSDVGPSEQYTEEDHRCVPAVSAPAASGSSSSPSGGLACAIAALAERQQMGGESSSYSRNMSSYNEHLASDRFSNREELENDDYPHAEGPMHVSPENQLEITREDGEWADHGSMVAEVGTSYAVSDEMEDDASSFPMQGEMVNDLQPNTSSIVPENFEEQMMLAMAVSLAEASHARSSPPGVAWH; encoded by the exons atGGGAAATAAGTTGGGAAGGAGGAGGCAAGTGGTGGATGACAAGTACACTAGGCCTCAAGGGTTGTACCAACACAAAGATGTGGATATTAAGAAGCTTAGAAAACTGATTCTTGATTCCAAGCTTGCACCTTGTTATCCTGGTGATGATGATTGTCCTAATGTTGACCTTGAGGAATGCCCCATTTGCTTCTTg TATTATCCCAGTTTAAATCGTTCAAGATGTTGCATGAAGGGAATTTGTACAG AGTGTTTTTTGCAGATGAAGACTCCCAATTCAACACGTCCAACGCA ATGCCCTTTTTGTAAAACTTCAAGTTATGCGGTGGAATATCGCGGGGTTAAAACGAAGGAACAAAAGGGGATTGAGCAGATT GAGGAACAACGAGTTATAGAAGCCAAAATAAGGATGAGACAGCAGGAGCTGCAggatgaagaagataaaatgCAGAAACGAAGAGAGCTTAGTTCTTCCAGTAGTATTGCTGGACCAAGTGAGATAGAGTGTTGCTCTACAGCAG GACCATCTTTTGCTTCTGCTGTAGAAGGTGGAGAAGTCGCTACTTCTCAAGAGACATGTGCAGCTCCAGCAATCAGACAGCCTCAACGCATGAGACAAAATAg GGAGGATGATTTTGACTTGGATCTTGAGGATATAATGGTTATGGAAGCCATATGGTTATCCATACAG GAGAATGACAGAAATCGAGCTATGGACTATAGTGATGTTGGTCCATCAGAACaatatacagaagaagatcatCGATGTGTCCCAGCAGTCAGCGCTCCAGCAGCTTCAGGCtcatcttcttctccttctgGTGGTCTTGCTTGTGCAATTGCAGCCCTTGCTGAGCGCCAGCAAATGGGCGGAGAGTCAAGTAGCTACAGTCGGAACATGTCATCGTACAATGAGCATCTTGCATCTGATCGGTTTTCCAATAGGGAGGAACTCGAGAATGATGATTACCCTCATGCTGAGGGCCCCATGCATGTGTCACCTGAAAACCAGTTGGAAATAACAAGGGAGGACGGTGAATGGGCTGATCACGGGTCCATGGTGGCCGAAGTTGGAACTAGTTATGCAGTCTCTGACGAAATGGAAGACGATGCTTCTTCATTCCCTATGCAGGGCGAAATGGTAAACGATCTTCAACCCAATACCAGTTCAATAGTTCCTGAGAATTTTGAAGagcagatgatgttagcgatGGCTGTTTCACTGGCTGAGGCAAGTCATGCGCGGTCTAGTCCACCTGGCGTGGCCTGGCACTAG
- the LOC132038450 gene encoding VQ motif-containing protein 10-like — MSSAAKNVRVPVKIVIINTQYIETDASSFKSVVQRLTGKNSTVAVEAAAALPRPPPVAAAYGCCHVASNYWDDQNASGGANGPGLGRLESFNDFDKLFKELPPLDDLLRLYADEFVHAS; from the coding sequence ATGTCATCAGCAGCAAAGAATGTGAGAGTTCCAGTAAAGATAGTGATAATCAACACACAATATATAGAGACTGATGCAAGCAGTTTCAAATCAGTTGTTCAGAGACTTACAGGCAAGAATTCGACTGTGGCGGTGGAGGCAGCAGCCGCTCTGCCTCGACCGCCACCTGTGGCAGCTGCCTACGGCTGCTGCCACGTCGCTAGTAATTATTGGGATGATCAGAATGCTAGTGGTGGTGCTAATGGTCCAGGTTTGGGAAGATTAGAGTCATTTAATGATTTTGACAAGTTGTTTAAAGAGTTGCCTCCTTTGGATGACCTTCTTCGACTTTATGCAGATGAATTCGTACATGCTTCCTAA